CCCGCTGTCGGCGCCGGGTTCGCTCAGACAGCCGGCGAGGGCGCCGAGCGCGAGCGCCCCGGCGCCGGATCGCAGAACTGCGCGGCGTGAACGAGTCATACGAGAGACTACGCCTGCGCGGATAAAAGGGTTATTATCTCTAGCAGGTTGATTAATAACTCGTGGTAGCCCTCCGCTCACGATAGCAATCGGGCGGAGACGATCTGGACCGTCGCAGTCTTTTGTCGGAGAAAACGACACGCGAGTTACTCACGGCGTCGCGACGAGTTCGTTCGAGCGATTAGTGGTCGTCGTCGTGACTGTGGTCGTCGTCATCGTCGTGGTCGTCATCGTGACCGTGCTCGTCGTCGGCGTGGTTCTCCGCGTCGTCGTACTCCTCGACGACTTCCGTCTCGAGTTCGGGCGAATCCCAGTCCGAGTGATCGTCGTGCCATATCTGGACGGTAATCTCGGTGATCCCCGTTTCTTCGCCGGTCAGTTCGAGGTGATCGTCGTGCGATTCGATCTCGACGTTCTCCGCCGCGCCCTCGACGACCTCGGCCTCGAGCTGGTACTCCTCGTCCTCTCCGAAGACGATCTCCTCGCCGTCGGCGTCCTCGGCGTGGACTTCGACCGAGAGGGTGTCCTCGAGCGGAACGTACAGCGGACCGCCGTCCCAGTGGTTGTCGTGGACGTACGCGAGCGGTTCGTCCGCATCACGGTCGACGAGTTCGAACGTCTCGACGTTCATGCGATCGTCATCGTCGTGACCGTGATTATCATGGCCGTCATCGTGGTCGCCGTGGTCGTCATCGTAATCGTCACCGTTAGCCTCGTCGTCACCGCTGTCCTCACCCAGACAGCCGGCGATACCGAGTGTCGCGATGGAACCGGACGCCGCGAGCAGCGTTCGGCGGGTCGAACGGATTTGGTTAGTCGTCATTGATAGGTACCATCCGTAGAGTGAGAGTAATTAGTAATGAAGTTGGCGATCTTATTAACCTCCCCGCGGTCGTTTGATCAGACTGTTAGGAAGGTATCGTCTCGAAGTCCGCCGTCACTCCGCATCGGCAACGGGATCCTTGCTCGCGAGGGATCGCAGTATCTTTCCAACGAACGCGCTTTTCGCGCCGATTTCGATCCCGAAAACGAACCGTCTCACGGAATCGGCAAGACGCTCTCACTCGGCGACGGACGCCGGCTCCGCATCGGCGTACTGCCGCAACGTCTCGGGAGCGATGGGAAATACCGCCGTCGGCGTTCCCGCAGCCGCCCAGACGGTGTCGAACTCGAGCAGCGTCTCGTCGACGACGACGGGAACCCGTTCGTCGTGACAGAAGGGCGGCACGCCGCCGATCGACCAGCCGAGCGTCTCCCTGATCCGGTCGGGGGACGCCATCGTCACCTCGTCCGCCGGCGCATCGAAGGCGGCTCCGAGGGAGGGTTCGCTGACTCGGTTGGC
This DNA window, taken from Natronococcus sp. CG52, encodes the following:
- a CDS encoding YbaK/EbsC family protein — encoded protein: MHPRAATFAERVREEHGFDPAVEEFPDGTKTAADAADAVGCDVAQIASSLVFEIDDSLVISVTSGANRVSEPSLGAAFDAPADEVTMASPDRIRETLGWSIGGVPPFCHDERVPVVVDETLLEFDTVWAAAGTPTAVFPIAPETLRQYADAEPASVAE